The following DNA comes from Candidatus Zixiibacteriota bacterium.
GTCGACATCGACATTGAGCTCACCCAGAACTTTCAGCACAAGTTCCTTCTGGAGCTCGAAGATATCATCCGGGTCGCCTGTGACCTCGGCCGCCTTGAGGATTTCCGAAGTCTCGACAGAGACCAGGCGTCCAAATATCTTCATATCGTTTTTACTGATTTTCATGAAACTGCCCATCAGCAAAGTCTGGGCACCGACCAGTTTGCCCATTTTGACAGCTGTGCTCTTGTCCACCAGGTCCGACTGTTGCAGTTCGAGCTCATCCACGATGAAGTTGATCTTGTCGCGATCGACCACCTTGAGCTTATCGGATTTTGAAATATCCTGGATCATCATCGAGGCCAGCCCGACCGAAAGCGGATCGAGATCACGCTGATCCTCGCTGATCGAGGCGTTGTCGAACGGCAGGATGGCTATGGTCGTTTTGCCCATAACCGATGGCCGGAGTGAATCCGGCAGATCGCGTTCGACCGAATACCAGATACTCATCATCTGCGGTGGATACTCGTCCGGATTGAGTTCGACAGCCGGATCGAGTTTGGCCAGACGTTCCAGGTAAGCCCGGGTTGCCTTGTCCTGCCCGCGGTTGGCCTCACAGCGTGCCAGCACCATCAGCGCATGTTTCTCCTGCTCCGGTTTGAGCTCGCTTTCAGCTAAAAGTGAAGAAGTCAGAATCACCGCGTCCTCGAACTGCCCGCGCCAGTACAGGTCGTCCGCTTTTGATATCTGCGCATCGACATCGCCCGACTGAGCACTTACTATACCTGTAAATAAAATGATGAATGTAGCTGTTATCAGATAAATTCTATTTTCCGTGAGCATCGACCACCCTCCTGGATATGATATCTCTTCTGTTCAAAAAGATGATTGTCAAAAGAAAAAGCAAGTTAAAATTTAGTATTTATAATTATAACGCTTTCGGACTGAATAGGTTTATCTTTTTCTGAGCTTAAAATTCAGCTCCTGATCACTTCCGGCAGACACATTGACAATCTTGTAGCCACCGACAGTCTGGTAGCCATCTTTTGTAACCGCAACCTTGTGAGGCCCGGCGGTCAAATCGAAAGCAAAGGGAGTACCCTGATCTCTTTTGACCTCATCGATATAAATATAGCCCCACTGGCGTGCGGGTCCGCCAATGAACGTGGATGAAATCCGCACCTTCCCGGAAGGTGCCTGAAAATCGTAATTGCGAGACTTGATCTGTTCACCCACAGTCACCGTATCGAAGAAACGGCCATGTTGCGGGTGTACCAGAAGCAACGTGTACCGTCCCGGCTCGAGAGTATCGAGCCGAACCGGAACATCGGAATAATTCACCCTGACACCGTTGAGAAAAAGTTTTGCGGTCTGACCTACATCATGGGGTGAGAAAAACACCTCCAGTTTGCCCGTATGTTGAGGCTGACTGGCCTGTTCACGAGTATCATCTTCATCCTGCCCCGACGGCAAAGCGCCATCATCATCTTCAGCCTGTCCGCCATCCGCAAGATCCTGATCCTGGTCGGACACCGGCTGACTGGCAACGGTGTCTTCAAGCGGGGTTTCGGCACCGCTCCCGGTAAGCTCCTCGCCCCCCTCGCGACCGCCGATTTGAATGCCGACGAAAACAATCACCGCAAATACAAACACGGCCAGAATTAAAAGAATCGGCCTGGGCAGTTTCTGGGGTTTGGGCTGATCGAATGTCGTTTTGATATCTTTCTGATCACGCTCGGATTTGTCCTTCGTCTTCGATGTTCTGGAGCGCAGTGGATGCCCAGCCAATGTCGGGTCATCATCACCTCCGATACCGGATTTCTTCTGGAATTCAGCCAGCGCCATCGACATCTCCTTGGCCGAAGCATAACGCGCTTCGGGATCCTTCTCGAGCGACTTCATCAAGACGGCTTCCATATCGGGTGGGATATCAGTTCGTTTCTCACTCGGTTTGGGCGGAGTTTTTTCCAGATGAGCCTGCATCAGCATAAAATCGGAGTCTTCCTCGAACGGCACCGCGCCGGTCAGCATCTGGTACATGGTCACGCCCAGCGAATACAGGTCGGAGCGAAAGTCGATTTTTTTTCCGCGGATCTGTTCGGGCGACATGTACGGCAAAGA
Coding sequences within:
- a CDS encoding protein kinase encodes the protein SLPYMSPEQIRGKKIDFRSDLYSLGVTMYQMLTGAVPFEEDSDFMLMQAHLEKTPPKPSEKRTDIPPDMEAVLMKSLEKDPEARYASAKEMSMALAEFQKKSGIGGDDDPTLAGHPLRSRTSKTKDKSERDQKDIKTTFDQPKPQKLPRPILLILAVFVFAVIVFVGIQIGGREGGEELTGSGAETPLEDTVASQPVSDQDQDLADGGQAEDDDGALPSGQDEDDTREQASQPQHTGKLEVFFSPHDVGQTAKLFLNGVRVNYSDVPVRLDTLEPGRYTLLLVHPQHGRFFDTVTVGEQIKSRNYDFQAPSGKVRISSTFIGGPARQWGYIYIDEVKRDQGTPFAFDLTAGPHKVAVTKDGYQTVGGYKIVNVSAGSDQELNFKLRKR